Proteins from one Deinococcus actinosclerus genomic window:
- the xylB gene encoding xylulokinase yields MTPTTPTPLTPVTLGLDVGTSGVKAVAVTASGDTLAESTHPYPLLTPRPGWTEQRPADWLAGVRAALRDLSGALEGKAQPLALGLSGQMHGLVPLDAQGEVLRPALLWNDQRTGAQVEQIEARVPRADLVARTGNRAVTGFQLPKILWLRDEEPEVFARLRHALIPKDYVGFALTGMMAAEPSDASGVGALNLARGAWDADVLGALDLTPDLFPPLLRSTDVVGTLTREWAAATGLPEGLPVVAGGGDNAAAGIALGLSGDRPDVGSVSLGTSGVIFSPLRHPTPDPGGRVHLFAHADGGYHLLGVTLSAAGSLEWLHAKLAPDTPISVLLEEAAQVPPGAGGVTFLPYLSGERSPLMNPHARAAFTGLSLAHGRAHLTRAVLEGSVAALADAYRVMQAIAPLNTLISTGGGARSDLWLGLASSALNLPLHPTAQRPGAAHGAAILAMPAAGLHPGLTAAMDATRPDLHPPVPPVDMADALSAYAAARTALYGG; encoded by the coding sequence ATGACCCCCACCACCCCTACGCCCCTCACGCCCGTCACGCTGGGACTGGACGTCGGCACCAGCGGCGTCAAGGCCGTCGCCGTCACCGCCAGTGGCGACACCCTGGCCGAGAGCACCCACCCCTACCCCCTCCTGACCCCCCGCCCCGGCTGGACCGAGCAGCGCCCGGCGGACTGGCTGGCGGGCGTGCGCGCCGCGCTGCGCGACCTGAGCGGCGCACTGGAGGGGAAGGCGCAGCCCCTGGCGCTGGGGCTCAGCGGGCAGATGCACGGCCTCGTCCCCCTGGACGCCCAGGGCGAGGTGCTGCGCCCCGCGCTGCTGTGGAACGACCAGCGGACCGGCGCGCAGGTCGAGCAGATCGAGGCCCGCGTCCCCCGCGCCGACCTGGTCGCGCGGACCGGGAACCGCGCCGTGACTGGCTTCCAGCTGCCCAAGATCCTCTGGCTGCGGGACGAGGAACCCGAGGTCTTCGCCCGGCTGCGCCACGCGCTGATCCCCAAGGACTACGTCGGCTTCGCCCTGACCGGCATGATGGCCGCTGAACCCAGCGACGCCAGCGGGGTGGGCGCGCTGAACCTCGCGCGCGGCGCGTGGGACGCGGACGTGCTGGGTGCACTCGACCTGACGCCCGACCTGTTCCCGCCGCTGCTGCGCTCCACCGACGTCGTCGGGACGCTGACCCGCGAGTGGGCCGCCGCGACCGGCCTCCCCGAGGGGCTGCCTGTCGTCGCGGGGGGCGGGGACAACGCCGCCGCCGGGATCGCCCTGGGCCTCTCGGGTGACCGGCCCGACGTGGGCAGCGTCAGCCTGGGCACCAGCGGCGTGATCTTCAGCCCCCTGCGCCACCCCACCCCCGACCCGGGGGGCCGCGTGCACCTGTTCGCGCACGCCGACGGCGGCTACCACCTGCTCGGCGTGACCCTCTCCGCCGCCGGGTCCCTGGAATGGCTGCACGCGAAACTCGCGCCTGACACGCCCATCTCCGTGCTGCTGGAGGAGGCCGCGCAGGTCCCCCCGGGCGCCGGCGGGGTGACGTTCCTGCCGTACCTGTCGGGCGAACGCAGTCCCCTGATGAACCCCCACGCCCGCGCGGCCTTCACCGGCCTGAGCCTCGCGCACGGCCGCGCCCACCTGACCCGCGCCGTGCTGGAGGGCAGCGTCGCCGCGCTGGCCGACGCGTACCGCGTCATGCAGGCCATCGCCCCGCTGAACACCCTGATCTCCACCGGGGGCGGCGCCCGCTCGGATCTGTGGCTGGGCCTCGCCAGCAGCGCCCTGAACCTCCCCCTCCACCCCACTGCCCAGCGCCCCGGCGCGGCCCACGGCGCCGCCATTCTCGCCATGCCCGCCGCCGGACTCCACCCGGGCCTCACGGCCGCCATGGACGCCACCCGCCCCGACCTCCACCCGCCCGTCCCGCCCGTGGACATGGCGGACGCCCTGAGCGCCTACGC